A window from Candidatus Latescibacterota bacterium encodes these proteins:
- the atpF gene encoding F0F1 ATP synthase subunit B, with translation MGDLFPAGLPVLLATAEEGGRKFGLLSPDPGLILWTVLTFFVLLILLRKTAWGPIVDGLDRREENIRAALKEADEAREESRKVLAEQQAALAEARKEAQGIIDQGAAMAKTLHAELVTKAQAEAGEILASARREIQLEADRARESLRAEVVDLSLQVAGKLLERSLGDADHERLAREFMSEVEKS, from the coding sequence ATGGGTGACCTGTTTCCCGCCGGGCTTCCCGTGCTCTTGGCCACAGCGGAAGAGGGCGGCCGGAAGTTCGGCCTCCTCAGCCCCGACCCTGGGCTCATCCTGTGGACGGTGCTGACCTTTTTCGTGCTCCTCATCCTGCTGAGGAAGACGGCCTGGGGTCCCATCGTCGACGGTCTCGATCGCCGCGAGGAGAACATCCGCGCGGCGCTGAAGGAGGCCGACGAGGCGCGCGAGGAGAGCCGCAAGGTGCTCGCGGAGCAGCAGGCGGCGCTGGCCGAGGCGCGCAAGGAGGCCCAGGGGATCATCGACCAGGGCGCGGCCATGGCGAAGACGCTGCACGCCGAGCTGGTGACCAAGGCGCAGGCCGAGGCCGGGGAGATTCTCGCGTCCGCGCGCCGCGAGATCCAGCTCGAGGCCGACCGCGCCCGCGAGTCGCTGCGCGCTGAGGTCGTGGACCTCAGCCTGCAGGTGGCGGGCAAGCTGCTGGAGCGCTCGCTGGGCGACGCCGACCACGAGCGCCTGGCGCGCGAGTTCATGAGCGAAGTGGAGAAGTCGTGA
- the atpG gene encoding ATP synthase F1 subunit gamma, whose translation MASAKDIQKRIKSVTSTHKITRTMEMVATSKFKRAVDRLAAARPFAATLPEMLALVAAGEAESHPLLASRAVVKRVALLVLTTNRGLCGAINTNILRLAVRFAREQEAAGREVDIYVVGKKGTGYLRFVGRKVKYSSTDLSDRPQPEDADRFAGMLSEAFLAGEVDEVHVAYPRFKNAAEQPATLDKVLPLTLPVESNGPQPNFILEPDAEHLLGELLPLFLRSSFFRTLLEMAASEQGARRTAMKAASDSAKEMIDTLTLSYNKARQAQITKELLEIVGGAEALK comes from the coding sequence ATGGCCAGCGCCAAGGATATCCAGAAGCGGATCAAGAGCGTCACCAGCACGCACAAGATCACGCGCACCATGGAGATGGTGGCGACGAGCAAGTTCAAGCGCGCCGTCGACCGCCTGGCCGCCGCGCGCCCCTTCGCGGCCACGCTGCCCGAGATGCTCGCGCTGGTGGCCGCGGGCGAGGCGGAGTCGCACCCGCTGCTCGCCTCGCGTGCCGTGGTGAAGCGCGTCGCCCTGCTCGTGCTGACCACCAACCGCGGTCTCTGCGGCGCGATCAACACGAACATCCTCCGCCTGGCCGTGCGCTTCGCCAGGGAGCAGGAGGCGGCCGGCCGCGAGGTGGACATCTACGTGGTGGGCAAGAAGGGCACAGGCTACCTGCGCTTCGTCGGCCGGAAGGTGAAGTACAGCAGCACGGACCTCAGCGACCGGCCGCAGCCCGAGGACGCCGACCGCTTCGCGGGCATGCTGAGCGAGGCCTTCCTCGCGGGCGAGGTGGACGAGGTCCACGTGGCCTACCCGCGCTTCAAGAACGCCGCCGAACAGCCGGCCACGCTGGACAAGGTGCTGCCGCTGACCTTGCCGGTGGAGAGCAACGGCCCGCAGCCCAACTTCATTCTCGAGCCGGACGCCGAGCACCTGCTCGGCGAGCTGCTGCCGCTCTTCCTGCGCAGCAGCTTCTTCCGGACCCTGCTGGAGATGGCCGCCAGCGAGCAGGGCGCGCGGCGCACGGCCATGAAGGCGGCCTCGGACAGCGCCAAGGAGATGATCGACACGCTCACGCTGTCGTACAACAAGGCGCGCCAGGCCCAGATCACCAAGGAACTGCTGGAAATCGTCGGCGGCGCGGAGGCCCTCAAGTAG
- the nadA gene encoding quinolinate synthase NadA, whose protein sequence is MLSRTTTLDQKLAGIPPWLDLEAEITRLRTERKAVILAHYYQEAEIQDLADFLGDSLALAQAARDTDAEVILFAGVHFMAETAKILNPERTVIVPDMDAGCSLADACPADQLAAWKAEHPDHLVVAYINCSAGTKALADIICTSGNAEKVVRSLPPEKPVLFVPDRNLGGWLNRTLGLSMDLWPGTCIVHETFSERQILEEKAAHPEALFIAHPECEPPVLRHADFVGSTARLLRFVQESEAASFIVGTETGILHQMKKLAPGKTFIAAPYEEGGCACNECPYMKLNTLEKIYLALRDLEPRIEMDPDLIRKARVPLERMLAL, encoded by the coding sequence ATGCTGTCGCGCACGACCACCCTGGATCAGAAGCTGGCGGGGATCCCCCCGTGGCTGGACCTGGAAGCCGAGATCACGCGGTTGCGCACGGAGCGCAAGGCCGTGATCCTCGCGCACTACTACCAGGAAGCCGAGATCCAGGACCTCGCGGACTTTCTCGGCGACAGCCTGGCGCTGGCCCAGGCCGCCCGGGACACGGACGCCGAGGTCATCCTCTTCGCCGGTGTTCATTTCATGGCCGAGACGGCCAAGATCCTGAACCCCGAGCGCACCGTGATCGTGCCCGACATGGACGCGGGCTGCTCCCTCGCCGACGCCTGCCCCGCCGACCAGCTCGCCGCCTGGAAGGCCGAGCACCCCGATCACCTGGTGGTGGCCTACATCAACTGCAGCGCGGGCACCAAGGCGCTGGCGGACATCATCTGCACCTCGGGCAACGCGGAGAAGGTGGTGAGAAGCCTGCCGCCGGAGAAGCCGGTGCTCTTCGTGCCGGACCGCAACCTGGGCGGCTGGCTGAACCGCACGCTCGGCCTGTCGATGGATCTGTGGCCGGGCACCTGCATCGTCCACGAGACCTTCAGCGAGCGGCAGATCCTCGAGGAGAAGGCGGCGCACCCGGAGGCGCTGTTCATCGCGCACCCCGAGTGCGAGCCGCCGGTGCTGCGGCACGCCGACTTCGTCGGCTCCACCGCGCGCCTGCTGCGCTTCGTGCAGGAGAGCGAGGCCGCGAGCTTCATCGTGGGCACGGAGACGGGCATCCTCCACCAGATGAAGAAGCTCGCCCCGGGCAAGACCTTCATCGCCGCCCCCTACGAGGAGGGCGGCTGCGCCTGCAACGAGTGCCCCTACATGAAGCTCAACACCCTCGAGAAGATCTACCTCGCCCTGCGCGACCTGGAGCCGCGCATCGAGATGGACCCCGACCTGATCCGCAAGGCGCGGGTGCCGCTCGAGCGGATGCTGGCGCTCTAG
- the atpH gene encoding ATP synthase F1 subunit delta, whose amino-acid sequence MRHAAIARVYASALLELAVERDQLGAVVDDLRDLGELWDESPEFRRLLDSPELGEAQKRRALERLLAEAASPLTLRFLLTLLRRHREGLLPSILQMFRRLLDEREGRLRGELLSARPLDEATRGRIEQALSRATGAAVELTTGTDDQLLAGMVLHLADRTVDGSLRTRLGRLRDRLLTAELGKE is encoded by the coding sequence GTGAGGCACGCGGCCATCGCCAGGGTCTACGCGTCGGCGCTGCTGGAGCTCGCGGTGGAGCGGGACCAGCTCGGCGCGGTCGTCGACGACCTGCGCGACCTGGGTGAGCTCTGGGACGAGAGCCCGGAGTTCCGTCGCCTGCTGGATTCGCCGGAGCTGGGCGAAGCGCAGAAGCGCCGGGCCCTCGAGCGCCTGCTGGCCGAGGCCGCCTCGCCGCTCACCCTGCGCTTTCTGCTGACCCTGCTCCGGCGGCACCGGGAAGGCCTGCTGCCGTCCATCCTCCAGATGTTCCGGCGGCTGCTGGACGAGAGGGAGGGGCGCCTGCGCGGCGAGCTGCTCAGCGCGCGTCCCCTGGACGAGGCCACGCGCGGCCGCATCGAGCAGGCCCTGAGCCGCGCCACCGGCGCCGCCGTGGAGCTCACGACGGGCACCGACGATCAACTGCTGGCCGGCATGGTGCTCCACCTCGCCGACCGAACCGTGGACGGCAGCCTCAGGACACGCCTGGGCCGCCTGCGGGACCGTCTGCTGACGGCCGAACTGGGAAAGGAATGA
- a CDS encoding F0F1 ATP synthase subunit alpha, which produces MKIRPEEITSIIKSEIQGFEGGLEVEETGQVLEVGDGIARVYGLSKAMSGELLEFANGTMGMALNLEEDNIGVVLMGEYFEIKEGDTVKRTGRVISVPVGEAMLGRVVTPLGEPLDGKGPIKAAGYRPLESPAPGIVDRQPVKEPLFTGLKSVDSMIPIGRGQRELIIGDRSTGKTAVALDAIINQKNTDVICVYVAIGQKASTVAGVVEQLRKHGAMDYTIVVAANASDPAPLQYIAPYAGAAMAEYFMYDKGGHTLCIYDDLSKQAVAYRQLSLLLRRPPGREAYPGDVFYLHSRLLERAAKLSEEKGGGSLTALPIIETQAGDVTAYIPTNVISITDGQIFLEPDLFNQGVRPAINVGISVSRVGGNAQIKAMRKVAGSLRLDMAQYRELEAFAQFGSELDKATQAALAKGERMVEVLKQNQWVPMPIQEQVMIIFAAVTGYLSGIPVEKVRDFEEGFLAYMRGQKPEVGASIVKEGQISPDNEKALRSALEDFQKQYGN; this is translated from the coding sequence ATGAAGATCCGCCCGGAAGAGATCACGTCCATCATCAAGTCCGAGATTCAGGGCTTCGAGGGCGGCCTGGAGGTCGAGGAGACCGGGCAGGTGCTCGAGGTCGGCGACGGCATCGCCCGCGTCTACGGCCTGTCCAAGGCCATGTCGGGTGAGCTGCTCGAGTTCGCCAACGGCACCATGGGCATGGCGCTGAACCTGGAAGAGGACAACATCGGCGTCGTGCTGATGGGCGAGTACTTCGAGATCAAGGAAGGCGACACCGTCAAGCGCACCGGGCGCGTGATCTCCGTGCCCGTGGGCGAGGCCATGCTGGGCCGCGTGGTGACGCCCCTCGGCGAGCCGCTCGACGGCAAGGGCCCGATCAAGGCCGCCGGCTACCGCCCGCTGGAGAGCCCGGCGCCGGGCATCGTCGACCGCCAGCCCGTGAAGGAGCCGCTCTTCACCGGCCTCAAGTCCGTGGACTCGATGATCCCCATCGGCCGCGGCCAGCGCGAGCTGATCATCGGCGACCGCAGCACGGGCAAGACGGCCGTGGCGCTGGACGCCATCATCAACCAGAAGAACACCGACGTGATCTGCGTCTACGTGGCGATCGGCCAGAAGGCGTCCACCGTTGCGGGGGTGGTCGAACAACTGCGGAAGCACGGCGCCATGGACTACACGATCGTGGTCGCGGCCAACGCCTCCGACCCGGCGCCGCTGCAGTACATCGCCCCCTACGCGGGCGCGGCCATGGCCGAGTACTTCATGTACGACAAGGGCGGCCACACGCTCTGCATCTACGACGACCTGTCCAAGCAGGCCGTGGCCTACCGCCAGCTCTCGCTGCTGCTGCGCCGGCCGCCGGGACGCGAGGCCTATCCGGGCGACGTCTTCTACCTGCACAGCCGCCTGCTCGAGCGCGCGGCCAAGCTGAGCGAGGAGAAGGGCGGCGGCAGCCTCACGGCCCTGCCGATCATCGAGACCCAGGCCGGCGACGTGACCGCCTACATCCCCACCAACGTGATCTCGATCACGGACGGACAGATCTTCCTGGAGCCCGACCTGTTCAACCAGGGCGTGCGTCCGGCCATCAACGTGGGCATCTCGGTGTCCCGCGTGGGCGGCAACGCGCAGATCAAGGCCATGCGCAAGGTGGCCGGCTCGCTGCGACTGGACATGGCGCAGTACCGCGAGCTCGAGGCCTTCGCGCAGTTCGGCTCCGAGCTCGACAAGGCCACCCAGGCCGCGCTGGCCAAGGGCGAGCGCATGGTGGAGGTTCTCAAGCAGAACCAGTGGGTGCCCATGCCCATCCAGGAGCAGGTGATGATCATCTTCGCCGCGGTGACCGGCTACCTGTCCGGCATCCCCGTGGAGAAGGTGCGCGACTTCGAGGAGGGCTTCCTGGCCTACATGCGCGGTCAGAAGCCCGAGGTGGGCGCGAGCATCGTGAAGGAGGGGCAGATCAGCCCCGACAACGAAAAGGCGCTGCGTTCGGCGCTCGAGGACTTCCAGAAGCAGTACGGCAACTAG
- the atpB gene encoding F0F1 ATP synthase subunit A, with protein sequence MHVLLASTHEPVAESAHAVQDTLHAAGEAMAHGAAEHGAALDPLGHVINNPHYEWTHSLKWDLSRLLPLPSFDIGGLHVDLSPSLHVVMLWIAAIALVLLVSRAARQTDAGGLVPKGRLRNFFEAIIVFLRDEVVYTIMGPKVGRRYLPLLLTFFFFILFANLLGLVPSMATATGNINVTATLAIITFLATQVGGIRENGFIGHWKALVPPGVPWPLVPIMIPIEIMGMFTKPFALTVRLFANMIAGHIIILSFFGLIFSLSLKTLYISVLPFAGAVAISAFEIFVGFLQAFIFTFLSTIFIYQAVHPEH encoded by the coding sequence ATGCACGTTCTCCTCGCGAGCACCCACGAGCCCGTCGCCGAGAGCGCTCACGCGGTCCAGGACACCCTGCACGCGGCAGGCGAGGCCATGGCGCACGGCGCCGCCGAGCACGGCGCGGCGCTCGATCCCCTCGGCCACGTGATCAACAACCCCCATTACGAGTGGACGCATTCGCTCAAGTGGGACCTCTCGCGGCTGCTGCCCCTGCCGAGCTTCGACATCGGCGGGCTGCACGTGGACCTGTCGCCCTCCCTGCACGTGGTCATGCTCTGGATCGCCGCCATCGCGCTGGTCCTGCTGGTCTCGCGGGCGGCGCGCCAGACGGACGCGGGGGGCCTCGTGCCCAAGGGGCGTCTGCGCAACTTCTTCGAGGCGATCATCGTCTTCCTGCGCGACGAGGTCGTCTACACGATCATGGGTCCCAAGGTGGGCCGGCGCTACCTGCCCCTGCTGCTGACCTTCTTCTTCTTCATTCTCTTCGCGAATCTCCTGGGACTGGTGCCGTCCATGGCCACGGCGACGGGCAACATCAACGTCACCGCGACGCTGGCCATCATCACCTTCCTCGCCACGCAGGTGGGGGGCATCCGCGAAAACGGCTTCATCGGCCACTGGAAGGCCCTCGTGCCGCCGGGCGTGCCCTGGCCGCTGGTGCCGATCATGATCCCCATCGAGATCATGGGCATGTTCACCAAGCCCTTCGCGCTGACGGTGCGACTCTTCGCGAACATGATCGCGGGGCACATCATCATCCTGTCCTTCTTCGGCCTGATCTTCAGCTTGAGCCTCAAGACGCTCTACATCTCCGTCCTGCCCTTCGCGGGCGCCGTGGCGATCAGCGCGTTCGAGATCTTCGTGGGCTTCCTGCAGGCGTTCATCTTCACCTTCCTGTCCACGATCTTCATCTATCAGGCGGTTCATCCCGAGCACTAG
- a CDS encoding homogentisate 1,2-dioxygenase — protein MPIYHRLGTIPRKRHTVFKAEDGGYRYEHLMGNKGFTGPASLMYHLRRPTRLREVRIREQLNWEADPDLRIRPRHLRLHRLPVGGSPVLNRTPALFNRSVAVSFVQPDTVDDFFYRNAQGDELLFLADGSGRLESTMGTLRLRRGDYVVIPRGIIHRLVLDGPARILVMEATGFIETPARYRNEYGQHLEHSPFCERDFRLPEELPVHDETGEFVILTKQHNLLQEVVMAHHPFDVVGWDGHYYPWALNIEDFEPIVGRLHQPPPVHQTFQCDGFVVCSFVPRLYDFHPEAVPAPYNHSNVMTDEIIYYAKDEFMSRKGIEYGSVTLHPDGTPHGPHPGTMEKSVGAKQTDELAVMLDTFRPLHVAKPVLGVEDPDYLLSWLE, from the coding sequence ATGCCCATCTACCACCGCCTGGGGACGATCCCCCGCAAGCGCCACACGGTCTTCAAGGCCGAGGACGGCGGCTACCGCTACGAGCACCTCATGGGCAACAAGGGCTTCACCGGGCCGGCGTCGCTCATGTACCACCTGCGACGTCCCACGCGGCTCCGCGAGGTGCGGATCCGGGAGCAGCTGAACTGGGAAGCGGACCCCGATCTGCGCATCCGCCCGCGTCACCTGCGCCTGCATCGGCTGCCCGTGGGCGGGAGCCCCGTGCTGAACCGCACGCCCGCCCTCTTCAACCGCAGCGTCGCCGTGTCCTTCGTGCAGCCGGACACCGTCGACGACTTCTTCTACCGCAACGCCCAGGGCGACGAACTGCTCTTCCTCGCCGACGGCAGCGGCCGGCTCGAGTCGACCATGGGCACGCTGCGCCTGCGGCGTGGCGACTACGTGGTCATCCCCCGCGGGATCATCCACCGGCTGGTGCTGGACGGGCCCGCGCGGATCCTGGTGATGGAGGCGACCGGGTTCATCGAGACGCCGGCGCGCTACCGCAACGAGTACGGCCAGCACCTCGAGCACAGCCCCTTCTGCGAGCGCGACTTCCGCCTGCCGGAGGAACTGCCCGTTCACGACGAGACGGGCGAGTTCGTCATCCTGACCAAGCAGCACAACCTGCTGCAGGAGGTCGTGATGGCGCACCACCCCTTCGACGTGGTGGGCTGGGACGGCCACTACTACCCCTGGGCGCTGAACATCGAGGACTTCGAACCCATCGTGGGCCGCCTGCACCAGCCGCCGCCCGTGCACCAGACCTTCCAGTGCGACGGCTTCGTGGTCTGCTCCTTCGTGCCGCGGCTCTACGACTTCCATCCCGAGGCCGTGCCGGCGCCCTACAACCACAGCAACGTGATGACCGACGAGATCATCTACTACGCCAAGGACGAGTTCATGAGCCGCAAGGGCATCGAGTACGGCTCGGTGACCCTGCACCCGGACGGCACGCCGCACGGGCCGCATCCGGGCACCATGGAGAAGTCCGTCGGCGCGAAGCAGACCGACGAGCTCGCGGTCATGCTGGACACCTTCCGCCCGCTGCACGTGGCCAAGCCCGTGCTGGGCGTGGAGGATCCGGACTACCTGCTGAGCTGGCTGGAGTAG
- the atpD gene encoding F0F1 ATP synthase subunit beta codes for MSANGKVVQVIGPVLDVEFPEGMVPEIMTALTIDTEIEGRRIKLTAEVQQHIGRNQVRAVAMSSTDGLIRGVEAVNTGAPITVPVGEEVLGRIFNVLGEPVDGLGPVAATRTRSIHMPPPSFDKLEPKSELFETGIKVIDLLAPYVRGGKVGLFGGAGVGKTVVIMELINNIAKQHGGYSCFCGVGERTREGNDLYLEMKESGVIDKTALIYGQMNEPPGARLRVGLTGLTMAEALRDMSGGRDVLVFIDNIFRFTQAGSEVSALLGRMPSAVGYQPSLATEMGELQERITSTTGGAITSVQAIYVPADDLTDPAPATTFSHLDATTVLSRPIAELGIYPAVDPLDSTSRIMNPQVLGEEHYRVARAVQMTLQRYKDLQDIIAILGMDELSEEDKLTVQRARKIQRFLSQPFFVAEQFTGFQGKYVKLEDTIRSFRELVEGKWDHLPEQAFLYVGTIEDAAAKAEQLEASSA; via the coding sequence ATGAGCGCGAACGGAAAAGTGGTCCAGGTCATCGGTCCCGTCCTCGACGTGGAGTTCCCCGAGGGGATGGTGCCGGAGATCATGACCGCCCTGACCATCGACACGGAGATCGAGGGGCGGCGCATCAAGCTCACGGCCGAGGTGCAGCAGCACATCGGGCGGAACCAGGTGCGCGCGGTGGCCATGAGCTCCACCGATGGACTCATCCGCGGCGTGGAGGCCGTCAACACGGGCGCGCCGATCACGGTGCCCGTGGGCGAGGAAGTGCTCGGCCGCATCTTCAACGTGCTCGGCGAGCCGGTGGACGGCCTCGGCCCCGTCGCGGCCACGCGCACCCGCTCGATCCACATGCCGCCCCCCAGCTTCGACAAGCTCGAGCCCAAGAGCGAGCTCTTCGAGACGGGCATCAAGGTCATCGACCTGCTCGCGCCCTACGTGCGCGGCGGCAAGGTGGGCCTCTTCGGCGGCGCGGGCGTGGGCAAGACGGTCGTCATCATGGAGCTGATCAACAACATCGCCAAGCAGCACGGCGGCTACTCCTGCTTCTGCGGCGTGGGCGAGCGCACCCGCGAGGGCAACGACCTCTACCTGGAGATGAAGGAGAGCGGCGTCATCGACAAGACCGCGCTCATCTACGGGCAGATGAACGAGCCGCCGGGCGCGCGTCTGCGCGTCGGGCTCACCGGCCTGACCATGGCCGAAGCCCTGCGCGACATGTCCGGCGGCCGCGACGTCCTGGTCTTCATCGACAACATCTTCCGCTTCACGCAGGCGGGCTCCGAGGTGAGCGCGCTGCTGGGCCGCATGCCCAGCGCCGTGGGCTACCAGCCGAGCCTGGCGACGGAGATGGGCGAGCTGCAGGAGCGCATCACGTCGACCACGGGCGGCGCCATCACCTCCGTGCAGGCCATCTACGTGCCGGCGGACGACCTCACCGACCCGGCGCCGGCCACGACCTTCAGCCACCTGGACGCCACGACGGTGCTCAGCCGTCCCATCGCCGAGCTGGGCATCTACCCCGCCGTGGACCCGCTGGACTCCACCAGCCGCATCATGAACCCCCAGGTGCTCGGCGAGGAGCACTACCGCGTGGCGCGCGCGGTGCAGATGACCCTGCAGCGCTACAAGGACCTGCAGGACATCATCGCGATCCTCGGCATGGACGAGCTCTCCGAGGAGGACAAGCTCACCGTGCAGCGCGCCCGCAAGATCCAGCGCTTCCTGAGCCAGCCCTTCTTCGTCGCCGAGCAGTTCACCGGCTTCCAGGGCAAGTACGTCAAGCTGGAGGACACGATCCGCAGCTTCCGCGAGCTGGTGGAGGGCAAGTGGGATCACCTGCCGGAGCAGGCCTTCCTCTACGTCGGCACCATCGAGGACGCGGCGGCCAAGGCCGAGCAGCTGGAGGCGTCCAGTGCCTAG
- a CDS encoding flavin reductase family protein, whose amino-acid sequence MADFDLAAMERRDVYQLLTRVVGPRPIAFVSSLDPAGRGNLAPFSFFAMGGLNPPSLVFCPVNTRDGAVKDTVRNVETAGEFVVNVVTRAMAERMSQASWSYPPEVDEFDAAGFTRAPAVRVKPPRVAESPVAIECRLHRIVRHGEGPLASNYVIGEAVFVHVDESVLSPDGPDARKLDLIGRLGGDWYAHAAPEALFTLPRPDKG is encoded by the coding sequence GTGGCCGACTTCGATCTGGCCGCCATGGAGCGGCGGGACGTCTACCAGCTGCTCACGCGGGTCGTGGGGCCGCGCCCCATCGCCTTCGTGAGCAGCCTGGATCCGGCCGGGCGCGGCAACCTGGCCCCCTTCTCCTTCTTCGCCATGGGCGGTCTCAATCCGCCCAGCCTGGTCTTCTGCCCGGTGAACACGCGGGACGGGGCGGTGAAGGACACCGTGCGCAACGTCGAGACCGCGGGCGAGTTCGTCGTCAACGTGGTGACGCGCGCCATGGCCGAACGGATGAGCCAGGCCTCCTGGAGCTATCCCCCCGAAGTGGACGAGTTCGACGCCGCCGGCTTCACCCGCGCCCCGGCCGTCCGCGTGAAGCCGCCGCGCGTGGCCGAGAGCCCGGTGGCCATCGAGTGCCGGCTGCACCGGATCGTCCGCCACGGCGAGGGGCCGCTGGCGTCGAACTACGTGATCGGGGAGGCGGTCTTCGTCCACGTGGACGAGTCCGTGCTGAGCCCGGACGGGCCCGACGCGCGGAAGCTCGACCTGATCGGTCGCCTGGGCGGGGACTGGTACGCGCACGCCGCGCCCGAGGCGCTGTTCACGCTGCCGCGGCCGGACAAGGGTTAG
- a CDS encoding F0F1 ATP synthase subunit epsilon has translation MPSLHCKIVAPTGVVFEGEAASLKGPGWEGRFGILPRHAPYLVRLLEGPLLLANESKQPLYSADITGGFLLVARNQCTVLVEGIASGE, from the coding sequence GTGCCTAGCCTGCACTGCAAGATCGTCGCGCCCACGGGCGTGGTCTTCGAGGGCGAGGCGGCCAGCCTCAAGGGTCCGGGCTGGGAGGGCCGCTTCGGCATCCTCCCGCGCCACGCGCCCTACCTGGTGCGCCTGCTCGAGGGGCCGCTGCTCCTGGCGAACGAGTCCAAGCAGCCGCTCTACAGCGCGGACATCACCGGCGGTTTCCTGCTGGTGGCGCGCAACCAGTGCACGGTGCTGGTGGAGGGCATCGCCTCGGGCGAGTAG
- a CDS encoding thioredoxin family protein has translation MPRSFPLAALALALLGLTLPVLAGALEVGDTAPDFTLTDLAGKEHHLADYLEAGHVVVLEWFNPDCPFIKKHHEAHHTMDDTFADFAESGVVWLAINSGAPGKQGAGLERNQQAAKDYDVSFPILLDASGDVGRAYAAKTTPHMFVIDAKGIVRYDGAIDDAPNPGGDLGENYVAAALNQLLAGEDIAVASSKPYGCSVKYGDKG, from the coding sequence ATGCCCCGCAGCTTTCCTCTCGCGGCGCTCGCCCTCGCGCTGCTCGGTCTCACCCTCCCGGTTCTCGCCGGCGCCCTCGAAGTCGGCGACACGGCGCCCGACTTCACGCTGACGGACCTCGCCGGCAAGGAACACCACCTCGCCGACTACCTGGAGGCCGGCCACGTGGTCGTGCTCGAGTGGTTCAATCCCGACTGCCCCTTCATCAAGAAGCACCACGAGGCGCACCACACGATGGACGACACCTTCGCCGACTTCGCCGAGTCGGGCGTGGTCTGGCTGGCGATCAACTCGGGCGCCCCCGGCAAGCAGGGGGCGGGTCTCGAGCGCAATCAGCAGGCCGCGAAGGACTATGACGTCAGCTTTCCGATCCTGCTGGACGCGTCCGGCGACGTGGGCCGCGCCTATGCGGCGAAGACCACGCCGCACATGTTCGTCATCGACGCCAAGGGCATCGTGCGCTACGACGGCGCGATCGACGACGCGCCCAACCCCGGCGGCGACCTCGGCGAGAACTACGTGGCGGCCGCGCTGAACCAGCTGCTGGCCGGCGAGGACATCGCCGTGGCCAGCAGCAAGCCCTACGGCTGCTCGGTGAAGTACGGGGACAAGGGCTAG
- the atpE gene encoding ATP synthase F0 subunit C has translation MNAAQLSAGFGAGIAVIGAGLGIGKLAASAMEGIARQPEAAGDIRGAMILAAALIEGVGLFALVICILLAGK, from the coding sequence ATGAACGCTGCCCAGCTGTCCGCTGGCTTCGGCGCCGGCATCGCCGTCATCGGTGCGGGTCTGGGCATCGGCAAGCTGGCCGCGTCGGCCATGGAGGGCATCGCGCGTCAGCCGGAGGCGGCCGGAGACATCCGCGGCGCCATGATCCTGGCCGCGGCTCTCATCGAGGGCGTCGGCCTGTTCGCGCTCGTCATCTGCATCCTGCTCGCGGGCAAGTAG